The nucleotide window TTATTCGCTCTTTTTTGTTATGTAATTTTAGCTGAATATGGATATTTATTAATGCTGTGCAAGATATGATAAAATAGTAGAAAACAAGCAGAGTGGTGGCGTTCATTATATGAAGCTCATACCTGATCTAAAACAGCAAATTGAAGTCATTATAGGCACAACTTTGGACGAATATGAAATCACAATACAAGAATGGACGCAATCCGTGGCAAATTTGGTTGGTCTTCATGGGAATTCAGAGACCAGTGGTGACGAAGGTGAGATTCAGGGGATACCTAATCAATTTATATCCCGAAGTACATTATCCGATGTGATCAGTTTGAATACGGGAGAGCGTATATTTTTTAAAGTTCGGATGAATGAGAAAGAAGAGACCGTCGTATGTTGGGGATGCGCTGCTAGATCTATTACCGTGGAAACACGTCGATTGATTGAGCTTTTGATCCGTACTAACATGGGACTACCTGATGAGATACAGCCTGTTGTATATGAGAATGATAGAGAGCAATATCTGACTGAATTGGGTCTCTGGCTTAAAGAGCAGATCGAACAACCAATCAAGCGGGAATCTGAAAGTGTTCCTGATCGCTTTGTTGTGGCTGCAGGGTTGAATGCTGAGAAAATTCTGTTCTTGCTACAAGGGGATACCCCTGATGCACATCGTTTACGATCCAAAGAACTGAACAAGTTGCTTGAGAGTTACTTTGGCGAGGAGATTGTATTAATTCCTTTAGGGGAGCAAGAATGGATCTTTATGGGTGATAAAGAGATTGTTACAGAAGAAGCCGAGGAAGATACAACGGAAGCCAAAAAAGATTCACTGAACGCTTTTTGTCTGGGATTACATGAACTGGTCGCCAGTGAGTGGGCAGGTGTATTCCATCTCTCTGCATCATTACCATGCATTCCCGCACAACAACTAGTATCGGTCACTGCCCTACTTAAAGAAAGTATTCACTTGGGCAGAGCATTCCATGTTACGCAGCACATTCATCTCCCATGGGATCTGCATCTGGAGCGATTAGTAGCAAGCATTCCAGATGAACAACGTATACGCTTTATACAGGAAACAGGCAAAGACACGTTAATCTTCAATGACAGTGAAACGCTTGCTACGCTGGAAACCTTTTTTAGCTTGGATTGTAATGTTAGTGAGACAGCCAAACGACTTTTCATTCATCGTAATACGCTTGTGTACCGTCTGGACAAAATAAAACAAGAGATTGGTTACGATGTAAGGCACTTCGAAAGTGCTGTTCTAGTGCAGTTTTTACTGCTTATGTACAAAGTGACGAAAAAGCATTGATATTTTTGTGCAGTTTGCGAATAGTCAGATCTCATGCAGATAGGGTATTATAAAAATACAAATTGTATTCGATTACAAAATGATCTCTGAGGAGGCAACAATCATGGCTGGAGTACGTTTAGAGCATATTTTCAAAAAATACCCGGGTTCTGATAAAGCAACTGTAGTTGATATTAACCTGGACATTAAAGATAAAGAATTTCTGGTACTGGTAGGCCCGTCCGGTTGTGGTAAATCAACAACACTGCGTATGATCGCAGGCCTTGAGGAAATTTCTGAAGGTAAACTCTATATCGGTGACCGTGTCGTTAATGATGTTGCACCTAAAGACCGCGATATCGCGATGGTATTCCAATCCTATGCCTTGTATCCGCATATGAGCGTATATCAAAACATGGCGTTTGGTTTGAAATTGCGTAAGGTTAAAAAAGATGAGATCGACAAACGTGTACGTGAAGCAGCTAAAATCTTGGATATCGAGCATTTGCTTGAGCGTAAACCTAAAGCATTGTCCGGTGGTCAACGTCAACGTGTCGCTTTGGGACGTGCGATTGTCCGTGATCCACAAGTGTTCTTGATGGATGAGCCTCTCTCCAACTTGGATGCCAAACTGCGTGGTCAAATGCGTGCAGAGATCACTAAACTTGCGAAACGTTTGGAAACAACAGTTATCTACGTAACGCATGACCAGATCGAAGCAATGACGATGGGTGATCGGATTGTTGTTATGAAGGATGGTATCATCCAACAAGCAGCTTCTCCGGAAGAGTTGTATAACCTGCCTGCTAACCTGTTCGTAGCTGGTTTCATCGGTTCCCCGACAATGAACTTTATCTCGGGTAAACTGGCTGAGCAAGGTGCTAACTTACACTTCGTAGCTCCAGGCGTGGACGTTGAAATCCCGCAAGGTAAAGCACAAGTGTTGAAATCTAGAGGATACATTGGCAAAGAAGTGATTCTGGGTGTTCGTCCAGAAGATATTCATGAAGAGCCAGTATTCCTGGAAGCATCCCCGAACTCCGTATTCTCTACACACGTAGATGTTACAGAGAACCTGGGTCACGAAATGCT belongs to Paenibacillus sp. FSL H8-0079 and includes:
- a CDS encoding helix-turn-helix domain-containing protein; protein product: MKLIPDLKQQIEVIIGTTLDEYEITIQEWTQSVANLVGLHGNSETSGDEGEIQGIPNQFISRSTLSDVISLNTGERIFFKVRMNEKEETVVCWGCAARSITVETRRLIELLIRTNMGLPDEIQPVVYENDREQYLTELGLWLKEQIEQPIKRESESVPDRFVVAAGLNAEKILFLLQGDTPDAHRLRSKELNKLLESYFGEEIVLIPLGEQEWIFMGDKEIVTEEAEEDTTEAKKDSLNAFCLGLHELVASEWAGVFHLSASLPCIPAQQLVSVTALLKESIHLGRAFHVTQHIHLPWDLHLERLVASIPDEQRIRFIQETGKDTLIFNDSETLATLETFFSLDCNVSETAKRLFIHRNTLVYRLDKIKQEIGYDVRHFESAVLVQFLLLMYKVTKKH
- the ugpC gene encoding sn-glycerol-3-phosphate ABC transporter ATP-binding protein UgpC; amino-acid sequence: MAGVRLEHIFKKYPGSDKATVVDINLDIKDKEFLVLVGPSGCGKSTTLRMIAGLEEISEGKLYIGDRVVNDVAPKDRDIAMVFQSYALYPHMSVYQNMAFGLKLRKVKKDEIDKRVREAAKILDIEHLLERKPKALSGGQRQRVALGRAIVRDPQVFLMDEPLSNLDAKLRGQMRAEITKLAKRLETTVIYVTHDQIEAMTMGDRIVVMKDGIIQQAASPEELYNLPANLFVAGFIGSPTMNFISGKLAEQGANLHFVAPGVDVEIPQGKAQVLKSRGYIGKEVILGVRPEDIHEEPVFLEASPNSVFSTHVDVTENLGHEMLLYLSGVGNDTTIARVDGRSNTRDGSTVKMAIDMNKVHIFDKETEVNVLLQD